The DNA window CGTTTCGATCCAGACAAGGGATTCTTCCTTAATGGCAAGAATGTAAAAATCAAAGGTGTTAATAACCATCAGGATCATGCCGGTGTTGGTACTGCTATACCCGATGCTTTGCAGGAGTTCCGTATTATGAAGCTTAAGGAAATGGGCTGTAATGCTATTAGAACTTCTCATAACCCAGCCACACCCGAATTTATTGATGCTTGCGACCGATTAGGAATGTTGGTTCTTGACGAAAACAGACTTATGGGAATCAATCAGGAGCATTTTGATTTACTTAAACGCTTTATGGTTCGCGATAGGAATCATCCGTCTATAGTAATCTGGTCGTTGGGTAATGAAGAATGGAAGATAGAGGGGAATGAAAAAGGAGCAAGGATAACCAAAACAATGCAGGAGTATGCACAGAAAGTCGATTCATTTCGTGCGTTTACAGCTGCCGTGTCTGGTGGATGGGATAATGGCAGTGGCCAGACAATGCAGGTTATGGGTTATAATTATATAGTGCAGGGTGATATTGATGTTCATCATAAAAAGTTCCCATGGCAATGTGGCATTGGTACTGAAGAAAGCAATACGATAGGTACCCGTGGCGTTTATGCGGACGATATTGCCAACGGACGTATGGCAGCGAGTAATCGTATGCCCGAGAATGTAGGAACAGAATCCGGATGGAAGTTCTATCTGGAACGCCCATTCCTTGCCGGTCTTTTCTTCTGGACTGGTTTTGATTATCGCGGTGAGGCCAATCCACTGGTATGGCCGGCTGTGAATTCGGAATTCGGACTTGTTGATCTTTGCGGTTTCCCGAAAGATATTTTCTATTACCTGAAATCGTGGTGGACAAATAAACCAGTGATGCATATTATGCCTCATTGGAACTGGAAAGGTAGCGAAGGAAAAGAGATAAAAGTGACTATTTATAGCAATGCTGACGAAGTAGAATTGGTCTTGAATAAGAAAAGCCTGGGTAAAAAGATAATGCCAAAAAATGGTCATATTGATTGGATGGTAACTTATCAACCGGGAACTCTTCAGGCTAAAGGATTTACTAACAATAAAATGGTGGTAGCCCAGCAAGTAGAGACAACTGATGTTCCTGCTAAAATTGCTCTTTCTGCAGATAGAACTCAAATCAAAGTCGACGGTCAGGATGTTTCGGTTATTACCGTGCAGGTCATTGATAAGAAAAACCGAATGGTTCCAACGGCAGACAATGAGATAGAGTTTTCACTCGATGGTCCCGGCAAGATTATTGGTGTAGGCAATGGTGATCCTGCTTCTCATGATCAGGAACAGTTTGTGGAATCAGTACAAAGAGCTTCGATTAAAGGATTAAAATTCATGCAATCCTCTTCTTCGCAAAGTATTGATAAGTTTATAGAAAGTACAGATGAAGCAAATTGGAAGAACGCTTTCGAAAAAGGTTATGGTGAATATGATTTTTCAAAGAACCTAATCATTAAAGGCTCTTTCTTTTTATCCGATTTTAATGATAAGACAGAGATAACGTTTTATGCAAAAAGTCTGTCAGAAAATCAATCACTCTATGTAAATGGTAAACTCTTGGCCGAAGGTGTTAAACGAGATAATCCTGATCAGGTTTATATACTTGATCATAATATATTGAAGAAGGGTGAGAATGTAGTTGCTTTCGTGGGTAAACCTATTGTGAAGAAAGTTAGCTGGGAAGAGATAAGTACTAATCCCGGAGAAATAAAAATCTATAATCCAGCTGCTCAGTGGAAAAGGAAATTGTTCAGTGGATATGCTCAGATCATTGTGAAGTCTTCTAAAAATGAAGGAGAGATTACTTTGAAAGCCACTTGCGGGGGATTACAAAGCTCTATTATTAAGATTAATTCAAAGTCGGGTAATTATTAATTTGGAGTTATACTTTTAAAGATATAATTACTTATGACAATTAATGACTGGTATAGGCATGAAAATAAACCACTAACTTTTAAATATAGAATTGATAGTCTCATTTATTGACCATTACGGGGTTGAAAACAAACCTGTATCTTTTAAACATCAAACTGTTCAATAGTAGTAAGCTGTATTGAATGGGGGCTAAAAAAACTAATTTGTATCTATTAAACATAGAAAAGCTCGTTTCATTTAGTTAATTCTGACTACACATTCCAGATAAAAGGCATGAAAAAAGAGGTTGTTCCAACTAACTGGACAACCTCTTTCTATATTGTAAAGGCTTAAGCCTTTTATTCTCTCAAATTACAAGCCGTAGCTGAATGCGTTGATTGT is part of the uncultured Bacteroides sp. genome and encodes:
- the galA gene encoding beta-galactosidase GalA, translating into MKLKSILQTLLICAFVLPCFSQNSNTKNVAGSEREHLSMDFGWRFALGHAKDYAKDFSNGTSYFTYLTKTGYGDGAAAPEFEDRTWREVDIPHDWAVELPFSAEASHSHGYKTIGWKYPETSVGWYRKRFQIPASDLGRKISIQFDGIHRNSTVWINGFYVGNEPSGYASSVYDITDYLNYGGENVVAVRADASIEEGWYYEGAGIYRHVWLNKTDRLHVAQYGTFVTSELKDNNAELTIRTTVENQYPETAEFTIEQTLFDASNLAVASQTYNSLSLKGNLDNTFFQKLKVGNPKLWSIESPYLYRLETLVKQDGKTVDFYHTNVGIRTVRFDPDKGFFLNGKNVKIKGVNNHQDHAGVGTAIPDALQEFRIMKLKEMGCNAIRTSHNPATPEFIDACDRLGMLVLDENRLMGINQEHFDLLKRFMVRDRNHPSIVIWSLGNEEWKIEGNEKGARITKTMQEYAQKVDSFRAFTAAVSGGWDNGSGQTMQVMGYNYIVQGDIDVHHKKFPWQCGIGTEESNTIGTRGVYADDIANGRMAASNRMPENVGTESGWKFYLERPFLAGLFFWTGFDYRGEANPLVWPAVNSEFGLVDLCGFPKDIFYYLKSWWTNKPVMHIMPHWNWKGSEGKEIKVTIYSNADEVELVLNKKSLGKKIMPKNGHIDWMVTYQPGTLQAKGFTNNKMVVAQQVETTDVPAKIALSADRTQIKVDGQDVSVITVQVIDKKNRMVPTADNEIEFSLDGPGKIIGVGNGDPASHDQEQFVESVQRASIKGLKFMQSSSSQSIDKFIESTDEANWKNAFEKGYGEYDFSKNLIIKGSFFLSDFNDKTEITFYAKSLSENQSLYVNGKLLAEGVKRDNPDQVYILDHNILKKGENVVAFVGKPIVKKVSWEEISTNPGEIKIYNPAAQWKRKLFSGYAQIIVKSSKNEGEITLKATCGGLQSSIIKINSKSGNY